A region of Burkholderia lata DNA encodes the following proteins:
- a CDS encoding GNAT family N-acetyltransferase translates to MHPPFTIRAARTADADDLTRLARISKAHWGYPKDWLDLWQSDLTIAPETIDGSIGYVAESGEAIIGFWVRASSESDRPTPGWLFVHPDHMGRGVARALWEEVRRESAARGIRSFVIEADPNAVPFYLALGAEKIGEKESSVVPGRFFPILRITI, encoded by the coding sequence ATGCACCCACCATTCACCATACGTGCTGCCCGTACCGCGGACGCGGACGACCTCACGCGACTGGCTCGCATTTCGAAGGCGCACTGGGGCTATCCGAAGGACTGGCTCGACTTGTGGCAGAGCGATCTCACGATTGCACCGGAGACGATCGACGGGTCGATCGGTTACGTCGCGGAATCCGGCGAGGCAATCATCGGGTTCTGGGTCAGGGCATCTTCGGAATCGGATCGCCCGACGCCCGGATGGCTGTTCGTTCATCCCGACCACATGGGCCGCGGTGTCGCCCGAGCGCTGTGGGAAGAGGTCCGCAGGGAAAGCGCTGCGAGAGGGATCAGAAGCTTCGTGATCGAAGCGGACCCCAATGCGGTTCCGTTCTATCTGGCGCTCGGCGCTGAAAAAATCGGCGAAAAGGAATCGAGCGTCGTCCCGGGCAGGTTCTTCCCGATCTTGAGGATCACGATCTGA
- a CDS encoding nuclear transport factor 2 family protein, producing the protein MDAIRTAIEPSEAALRAAMLTNDVEALDALLDDNLVFTVPTGQVISKEDDLATHRAKLLRLDRLDVQETRACAIGEMILTTTKATLAGHFDGAAFDGVFAYTRLWRRSPAGWRVAAGHASQVT; encoded by the coding sequence ATGGATGCAATCCGTACCGCCATCGAACCCAGCGAAGCCGCGCTTCGTGCCGCGATGCTGACCAACGATGTCGAAGCGCTCGATGCGTTGCTGGACGACAATCTGGTGTTCACCGTTCCGACCGGACAAGTCATCTCGAAGGAGGACGACCTGGCGACGCATCGCGCGAAGCTGCTGCGTCTCGACAGACTCGATGTGCAGGAAACCCGCGCATGCGCGATCGGGGAAATGATCCTGACCACGACGAAGGCGACACTCGCCGGCCATTTCGACGGCGCGGCGTTCGACGGCGTGTTTGCCTATACTCGGCTGTGGCGGCGATCGCCCGCCGGCTGGCGCGTCGCCGCCGGGCATGCATCGCAGGTCACGTAG
- a CDS encoding aldehyde dehydrogenase, producing the protein MNPTSAENHQHADWRRLAAHVVPRTLAHIGGCSVPARSGRTFAAINPATEAVIAEVASCDAPDVDDAVRAARHAFESGAWSRCAPAERKRVLCRLGELIASHGAELALLDSLNMGKRVADAFSIDVPAAGGLFSWYGEAVDKLHGEVASTDPGNLAVVTREPLGVVGAVVPWNFPLDMVAWKVAPALAAGNSVVLKPAEQSPLSALRLAELALEAGLPPGVLNVVPGYGETAGRALGLHPDVDVLAFTGSTAVGKKFLEYAAQSNMKQVWLECGGKSPNLVFDDTDDLDLAARKACFGIFFNQGEVCSANSRLLVQRSIHDAFVDRLIAHAAAFMPGDPLDPSSGMGAIVDEQQHRRVREWIARGRDSATLAIGGGAPRVDGKGYFIEPTIFIDVKHDDAIAREEIFGPVLSVMAFDTEDEAVRLANDSIYGLAASLWTGSLSRAHRVSGRLRAGTVSVNTVDALSAQTPFGGFRQSGFGRDLSLHAIDKYTGLKTTWISY; encoded by the coding sequence ATGAACCCAACTTCAGCAGAAAATCATCAGCACGCGGACTGGAGACGTCTTGCGGCGCATGTGGTCCCGAGAACGCTCGCACATATCGGCGGCTGCAGCGTGCCGGCCCGAAGCGGCCGGACGTTCGCCGCGATCAACCCGGCGACGGAGGCCGTCATCGCGGAAGTCGCGTCGTGCGATGCGCCGGACGTCGACGACGCGGTACGTGCCGCGCGTCACGCGTTCGAATCCGGCGCCTGGTCGCGCTGCGCGCCGGCAGAGCGCAAGCGTGTGCTTTGCCGGCTTGGCGAACTCATCGCATCGCACGGTGCGGAACTCGCGCTGCTCGACTCGCTCAACATGGGCAAGCGTGTGGCGGATGCGTTCAGTATCGACGTGCCAGCCGCAGGCGGTCTGTTCAGCTGGTACGGCGAAGCGGTAGACAAACTGCATGGCGAAGTCGCGTCGACCGACCCCGGCAACCTCGCGGTCGTCACGCGCGAACCGCTGGGCGTCGTCGGCGCCGTGGTGCCGTGGAATTTCCCGCTCGACATGGTCGCGTGGAAGGTGGCGCCGGCGCTGGCGGCCGGCAACAGCGTCGTGCTGAAGCCGGCGGAACAATCGCCGCTGTCCGCATTGCGTCTCGCGGAACTGGCGCTCGAGGCCGGCCTGCCGCCGGGCGTGCTGAACGTCGTGCCGGGCTATGGCGAGACCGCGGGGCGCGCGCTCGGGCTGCATCCCGACGTGGACGTGCTCGCCTTCACGGGATCGACGGCCGTCGGCAAGAAATTCCTCGAGTACGCCGCGCAGTCGAACATGAAGCAGGTGTGGCTTGAGTGCGGCGGCAAGAGCCCGAACCTGGTCTTCGACGATACGGACGATCTCGACCTGGCCGCACGCAAGGCGTGCTTCGGCATTTTCTTCAACCAGGGCGAGGTGTGTTCCGCCAACTCGAGGCTGCTGGTTCAGCGTTCGATTCACGATGCGTTCGTCGACCGGCTGATTGCGCATGCCGCTGCGTTCATGCCCGGTGATCCGCTCGATCCGTCGAGCGGGATGGGCGCCATCGTCGACGAGCAGCAGCATCGACGCGTGCGCGAGTGGATTGCACGCGGCCGCGATAGCGCAACGCTCGCGATCGGCGGAGGCGCGCCGCGCGTCGACGGCAAGGGTTACTTCATCGAGCCGACGATCTTCATCGACGTGAAGCACGACGACGCCATCGCACGCGAGGAGATCTTCGGGCCGGTGCTGTCGGTGATGGCGTTCGACACCGAGGACGAGGCCGTCCGGCTCGCGAACGACTCGATCTATGGCCTTGCCGCGTCGCTCTGGACCGGCAGCCTGTCGCGCGCGCACCGTGTGTCGGGCCGGTTGCGCGCCGGCACGGTGTCCGTCAACACGGTCGATGCGCTGAGCGCACAGACGCCGTTCGGCGGGTTCCGCCAGTCGGGCTTCGGCCGCGATCTTTCGCTGCATGCGATCGACAAGTACACGGGCCTCAAGACGACCTGGATCAGTTACTGA
- a CDS encoding aspartate aminotransferase family protein — translation MNAPNFPHRTTQDYQRSDAAHHLHAFVDQKALNEEGARVMVRGEGVHLWDNDGNRYLDGMSGLWCTNVGYGRPELVDAAARQMKELSYYNMFFHTTHPSVIELSERLFALLGNRFSHVVYTNSGSESNEVLIRTVRRFWDVMGKPEKKVLIGRVNGYHGSTVGSASLGGMAFMHEMGDLPIPNITHVDEPYWYANGGDLSPEAFGKQAALSLERKILEIGADRVAAFVAEPFQGAGGMIFPPDGYWQEIERICRQYDVLLCADEVIGGFGRTGEWFAHRHFGFEPDLICVAKGLTSGYVPMGGLIMSRRVGDALVDKGGVYAHGLTYSGHPVAAAVALANLDVLEREGLVERTKTDTGPYLQKALRDAFGSHPLVGEVQGVGAVGAIQFAKNKATRERFANEADLTWHSRTVGFELGAIVRSTNGRLIVAPPLVIDHAQIDELVDTMRKAVDATAREVLGIDC, via the coding sequence ATGAATGCGCCCAACTTTCCGCATCGTACGACGCAGGACTATCAACGCAGCGACGCCGCGCATCATCTGCATGCGTTCGTCGACCAGAAGGCGCTGAACGAGGAAGGCGCGCGCGTGATGGTGCGCGGCGAAGGTGTCCATCTATGGGACAACGACGGCAACCGATACCTGGACGGCATGTCCGGGCTGTGGTGTACCAACGTCGGCTATGGGCGGCCAGAGCTGGTCGATGCCGCCGCGCGGCAGATGAAGGAACTGTCCTACTACAACATGTTCTTTCATACGACGCACCCGTCGGTGATCGAACTGTCGGAGCGTCTGTTTGCGCTGCTCGGCAATCGCTTCAGTCATGTGGTGTATACCAATTCGGGATCCGAATCGAATGAGGTGCTGATTCGCACTGTGCGGCGGTTCTGGGACGTGATGGGCAAGCCGGAGAAGAAGGTGCTGATCGGCCGCGTGAACGGCTATCACGGGTCGACGGTGGGCAGCGCGTCGCTGGGCGGCATGGCGTTCATGCATGAAATGGGCGACCTGCCGATTCCGAACATCACGCACGTGGACGAACCGTACTGGTACGCGAACGGCGGCGACCTGAGCCCCGAGGCATTCGGCAAGCAGGCGGCGCTGTCGCTCGAGCGCAAGATCCTCGAGATCGGCGCGGACCGCGTTGCCGCGTTCGTCGCGGAGCCATTCCAGGGGGCGGGCGGGATGATCTTTCCGCCGGATGGCTACTGGCAGGAGATCGAGCGCATCTGTCGTCAGTACGACGTGCTGCTCTGCGCGGACGAAGTGATCGGCGGTTTCGGCCGGACCGGCGAGTGGTTCGCGCACCGCCACTTCGGCTTCGAACCGGACCTGATCTGCGTGGCCAAGGGGCTGACCTCGGGCTACGTGCCGATGGGCGGGCTGATCATGAGCCGGCGCGTCGGCGATGCATTGGTCGACAAGGGCGGCGTTTACGCGCATGGGCTGACCTATTCGGGGCACCCGGTCGCGGCCGCCGTCGCACTGGCCAACCTCGACGTGCTCGAGCGCGAAGGCCTCGTCGAGCGGACGAAGACGGATACCGGGCCCTACCTGCAGAAGGCGCTGCGCGATGCGTTCGGCAGCCATCCGCTCGTCGGCGAGGTCCAGGGCGTGGGCGCGGTCGGCGCGATCCAGTTCGCGAAGAACAAGGCGACGCGCGAGCGCTTTGCGAACGAGGCCGACCTGACCTGGCACAGCCGGACGGTCGGGTTTGAACTCGGCGCGATCGTGCGTTCGACGAACGGCCGACTGATCGTTGCGCCGCCGCTGGTGATCGATCACGCGCAAATCGATGAACTGGTCGACACGATGCGCAAGGCCGTGGATGCCACCGCGCGCGAAGTGCTCGGGATCGACTGCTGA
- a CDS encoding purine-cytosine permease family protein — translation MSQGESIAHLEESTIQPIPLTERHGSAKDLFTIWFGSNIMMLTIVTGSLSTTVFKQPFWWAALATLVGSLIGAVFMALHSAQGPQLGVPQMIQTRGQFGSFGALLVVALVVVMYVGFFASNCVFGGQALHSLSADIPLDAGVVVIGLISLLGSIYGYKLIHAYARLLSWCSGSVLVLAFVWIIFVHGLPADTFSKHSLNLSGFLGAMSVAALWQIAYAPYVSDYSRYLPPDTGPRTAFWSSYWGCVLGSFFPMLLGCLVGLATPDGNVVSGLTGLTQGISVLVIVVLSFGIAASNAMELYCGALSAITVLQTLFPSWSGKARARAITAIVLCGVALAIALFGQNNFLAGYTNFILLLLYVLVPWTAINLVDYYLVCHGEYDVDSFFRQDGGIYGRFNTIAVGSYVIGIVAQAPFMATDLYTGELASRLGGADVSWIVGLSLTSLVYYAGCKLFSRPLQGVAASVDGVSR, via the coding sequence ATGAGTCAGGGCGAGTCCATTGCTCATCTCGAGGAAAGCACCATCCAGCCGATTCCGCTGACCGAGCGGCACGGCAGCGCGAAGGACCTGTTCACGATCTGGTTCGGGTCGAACATCATGATGCTGACGATCGTCACCGGATCGCTCTCGACCACGGTGTTCAAACAGCCGTTCTGGTGGGCGGCGCTCGCCACGCTTGTCGGCAGCCTGATCGGCGCGGTGTTCATGGCGCTGCATTCCGCGCAGGGGCCGCAGCTTGGCGTGCCGCAGATGATCCAGACCCGCGGGCAGTTCGGGTCGTTCGGCGCGCTGCTCGTGGTCGCGCTGGTCGTCGTGATGTATGTCGGCTTCTTCGCGTCGAACTGCGTGTTCGGCGGGCAGGCACTGCACAGCCTGAGTGCCGACATTCCGCTCGATGCGGGCGTCGTGGTGATCGGCCTGATCAGCCTGCTCGGATCGATCTACGGCTACAAGCTGATCCACGCGTATGCGCGACTGCTGAGCTGGTGCTCGGGCAGCGTGCTCGTGCTGGCGTTCGTGTGGATCATTTTCGTGCACGGATTGCCCGCCGATACGTTCTCGAAGCATTCGCTGAACCTGTCAGGCTTCCTGGGCGCGATGTCGGTCGCCGCGCTGTGGCAGATCGCCTATGCGCCTTACGTGTCGGACTATTCGCGCTACCTGCCGCCCGATACCGGGCCGCGCACGGCGTTCTGGTCGAGTTACTGGGGCTGCGTGCTCGGCTCGTTTTTCCCGATGCTGCTCGGTTGCCTAGTGGGCCTTGCGACGCCCGACGGCAATGTCGTGAGCGGCCTCACGGGCCTTACGCAAGGGATCAGCGTGCTCGTGATCGTCGTGCTGTCGTTCGGCATTGCTGCCAGCAATGCGATGGAACTGTATTGCGGTGCGCTGTCGGCGATTACCGTGCTGCAGACACTCTTTCCGTCGTGGTCGGGCAAGGCGCGTGCGCGGGCGATTACCGCGATCGTTCTGTGCGGCGTCGCGCTCGCGATCGCGCTGTTCGGGCAGAACAATTTCCTCGCCGGTTACACGAACTTCATCCTGCTGCTGCTGTACGTGCTCGTGCCGTGGACCGCGATCAACCTCGTCGACTACTACCTCGTGTGTCACGGCGAGTACGACGTCGATTCGTTCTTCCGGCAGGATGGCGGTATCTACGGACGCTTCAATACGATCGCCGTCGGTTCGTATGTCATCGGCATCGTCGCGCAGGCGCCGTTCATGGCGACCGATCTCTATACGGGAGAACTGGCGAGCCGGCTCGGCGGCGCGGATGTGTCGTGGATCGTCGGGTTGTCGCTGACGTCGCTCGTCTACTACGCGGGGTGCAAGCTGTTCTCGCGACCGCTGCAGGGCGTTGCCGCGAGCGTTGACGGGGTTTCCCGGTGA
- a CDS encoding SMI1/KNR4 family protein, translating to MLNAQPTQKRSRDAARMRSIDCRSQSMSDGNIRPTTTAPAPMQATHFSDAELADLRAHGIVLFADRVIFDAQPPMPADQIATVQARCHGDIPPALLDLWRTTAGGSLDYDLTLEMNGHIEGISWGELFYNDSNGYRDLQGWIDHELELAEEAAEEDSRAWSGKLDVLPFGGFEYCDRIYIVTEPDAKDCGHVLAWKQGLPPAWRGAMHEDGLATIAPDLYAAFGALQLNTDPLEPGDSGTGMTFLEYVDERRAGHGLSEPLADKLIAFYRRAMIDWRTPLAAGTLAAQPALARQALRDAIDHDDTALTLQLAPLVANLGTALANSSIPTDYALRRKKFAAAAALLESGAPVAPDSLESASGNVPAALMRALLDAGAQPDVDAMARCVAGGGADSARLIGAALAAQGVDTEAAYRTASATLLRKFTADIAEVRTGKLSHYLGLDGLEAHAERLRTFVL from the coding sequence ATGCTGAATGCCCAGCCGACACAGAAGCGCTCACGTGACGCTGCTAGGATGCGATCTATCGACTGCCGTTCGCAATCCATGAGCGACGGCAACATCCGACCCACCACTACCGCTCCCGCTCCGATGCAAGCAACCCACTTTTCCGACGCTGAACTGGCCGACCTGCGCGCGCACGGCATCGTACTGTTTGCCGACCGCGTGATCTTCGACGCGCAACCACCGATGCCGGCTGACCAGATCGCGACCGTGCAGGCCCGCTGCCACGGCGACATCCCGCCCGCGCTGCTCGATTTGTGGCGCACGACGGCCGGCGGCAGCCTCGACTACGACCTGACGCTGGAGATGAACGGACACATCGAAGGGATCAGCTGGGGTGAGCTGTTCTACAACGACAGCAACGGCTACCGCGACCTGCAGGGCTGGATCGACCACGAACTCGAACTGGCCGAGGAAGCCGCCGAGGAGGATTCGCGCGCCTGGAGCGGCAAGCTCGACGTATTGCCGTTCGGCGGATTCGAGTACTGCGACCGCATCTACATCGTGACGGAACCCGACGCAAAAGATTGCGGCCACGTGCTCGCGTGGAAACAGGGGCTGCCGCCTGCGTGGCGCGGCGCGATGCATGAGGATGGCCTCGCCACGATTGCGCCGGACCTGTACGCGGCATTCGGCGCGCTGCAGCTGAACACGGATCCGCTGGAACCCGGCGACAGTGGAACCGGCATGACGTTTCTTGAGTATGTCGATGAACGCCGCGCCGGGCATGGCCTGTCCGAACCACTGGCAGACAAGCTGATCGCGTTCTATCGCCGGGCCATGATCGACTGGCGCACGCCGCTCGCCGCCGGCACGCTCGCTGCCCAACCCGCCCTCGCGCGCCAGGCGTTGCGAGACGCGATCGACCACGACGACACGGCGCTCACCCTGCAACTGGCGCCGCTCGTCGCGAATCTCGGCACGGCGCTCGCCAACAGCTCGATCCCGACCGACTACGCGCTGCGGCGCAAGAAGTTTGCCGCCGCGGCCGCGTTGCTCGAATCCGGCGCGCCGGTCGCGCCGGATTCGCTGGAGTCCGCGTCCGGCAACGTACCGGCCGCGCTGATGCGCGCGCTGCTCGACGCCGGTGCACAACCCGATGTCGACGCGATGGCGCGCTGTGTCGCCGGCGGCGGCGCCGACAGCGCGCGCCTGATCGGCGCGGCACTGGCGGCACAAGGCGTTGATACGGAGGCCGCCTACCGCACGGCGAGTGCAACGCTGCTGCGCAAGTTCACTGCCGACATCGCCGAGGTCCGCACCGGCAAGCTCAGCCACTACCTCGGCCTCGACGGCCTCGAAGCCCACGCCGAACGCCTGCGGACATTCGTGCTGTAA
- a CDS encoding AraC family transcriptional regulator: MGPQMISPDFVDDALACLRRQGLPTEPVLRTAGLPAAVREPVTPQQYGRLWLAIAGALDDEFFGLAARPMRHGSFTLLCHAVLHAGTLEKALRRALQFLRVVLDEPHGELVVADGQAQIVLTQTGAPYPAFAYRTFWLILLGVACWLIGRRIPLQRIDFACPSPDQRSDYHQFFGVPVHFDRPDSRLAFNAAYLALPTIRSEQALKTFLRGAPGNLLVRYRHDTGWVAKTRAQLKTLPAAEWPDFDTLAVRLGTTPATLRRRLRSEGQSFAAIKDELRGALAQSLLRGDALSVAEIAAELGFTEPSAFHRAFRKWTGTSPGAFRRDVHAAEGEPGVASG; encoded by the coding sequence ATGGGGCCGCAGATGATTTCGCCGGATTTCGTCGACGACGCGCTCGCGTGCCTGCGCCGGCAAGGGCTTCCGACGGAGCCCGTGCTACGCACCGCCGGCCTGCCGGCCGCCGTGCGCGAGCCTGTCACGCCGCAGCAGTACGGCCGGCTGTGGCTCGCGATCGCCGGTGCGCTCGACGACGAGTTCTTCGGCCTCGCCGCACGCCCGATGCGGCATGGCAGCTTCACGCTGCTGTGCCATGCGGTGCTGCACGCCGGCACGCTCGAGAAGGCGCTGCGGCGCGCGCTGCAGTTCCTGCGCGTGGTGCTGGACGAGCCGCATGGCGAGCTTGTCGTGGCCGACGGGCAGGCGCAGATCGTGCTGACGCAGACGGGCGCGCCCTACCCGGCGTTCGCGTACCGGACGTTCTGGCTGATCCTCCTCGGCGTCGCGTGCTGGCTGATCGGCCGGCGCATCCCGCTCCAGCGCATCGACTTCGCGTGCCCGAGCCCCGACCAGCGCAGCGACTATCACCAGTTCTTCGGCGTGCCCGTGCATTTCGACCGGCCCGACAGCCGGCTCGCGTTCAACGCCGCGTACCTTGCGCTGCCGACGATCCGCTCCGAGCAGGCGTTGAAGACTTTCCTGCGCGGCGCGCCCGGCAACCTGCTGGTTCGCTACCGGCACGACACGGGCTGGGTCGCGAAGACGCGCGCGCAACTGAAAACGCTACCGGCGGCGGAGTGGCCCGACTTCGACACGCTGGCCGTGCGCCTCGGCACGACGCCCGCGACGCTGCGGCGGCGTCTGCGCAGCGAAGGGCAAAGCTTCGCGGCGATCAAGGACGAGCTGCGCGGCGCGCTGGCGCAGTCGCTGTTGCGCGGGGATGCGCTCAGCGTGGCGGAGATCGCGGCCGAGCTCGGGTTTACCGAGCCGAGCGCGTTTCATCGCGCGTTCCGGAAATGGACGGGCACGAGTCCTGGTGCGTTCCGGCGGGATGTGCATGCGGCGGAGGGGGAACCGGGGGTGGCGAGCGGATGA
- a CDS encoding acyl-CoA synthetase, with protein sequence MSDGATAQAVPAYADAVARFSIETAAQQLHGDLERSLNACVECCDRHASADAVALDWIDAGGQHHRYTFAQMKALSARVANLLVAQGVKPGDVVAGLLPRTPELVATILGTWRAGAVYQPLFTAFGPKAIEHRLRMSDARLVVTNVANRAKLDEIAGCPSVATVREPGETLPERDIDFRVALDAQPDTFEPVLRKGTDLFMMMSTSGTTGLPKGVPVPLRALLAFGAYMREAVDLRAGDRFWNIADPGWAYGLYYAITGPLLLGHATTLYEGGFTVDSTYDVIERLGITSLAGSPTAYRMLMAAGTEAAARLKGKLRVVSSAGEPLNPEVVRWFDAALGAPIYDHYGQTELGMVVNNHHGLAHAVHAGSAGFAMPGYRVAVLDDASRELGPGEPGNLAIDIARSPLLWFHGYWQQDTPAIAGGYYRTGDNVELEPDGTVSFIGRADDVITSSGYRIGPFDVESALIEHPAVSEAAVIGVPDAERTEIVKAFVVLSKDYEGTPALAEELSLHVKRRLSAHAYPRAIDFVDALPKTPSGKIQRFVLRKMEAEKVAQP encoded by the coding sequence ATGTCTGATGGAGCTACCGCCCAAGCGGTGCCGGCCTACGCCGACGCCGTGGCCCGGTTCAGTATCGAGACCGCCGCGCAGCAACTGCACGGCGACCTGGAGCGCAGCCTGAACGCGTGCGTGGAATGCTGCGACCGGCACGCATCGGCGGACGCGGTCGCGCTCGACTGGATCGACGCCGGCGGGCAGCACCACCGCTACACGTTTGCGCAGATGAAGGCGCTGTCGGCACGCGTCGCGAACCTGCTGGTCGCGCAGGGCGTGAAGCCGGGCGACGTGGTGGCGGGCCTGTTGCCGCGCACGCCGGAACTCGTCGCGACGATCCTCGGCACGTGGCGCGCGGGCGCCGTCTACCAGCCGCTGTTCACCGCGTTCGGCCCGAAAGCGATCGAGCACCGGCTGCGCATGAGCGACGCGCGCCTGGTCGTGACCAACGTCGCGAATCGCGCGAAGCTCGACGAGATCGCCGGTTGCCCGAGCGTTGCGACGGTGCGCGAGCCGGGCGAGACGCTGCCGGAACGCGACATCGATTTCCGCGTGGCGCTCGACGCGCAGCCCGACACGTTCGAACCGGTGCTGCGCAAGGGCACGGACCTGTTCATGATGATGTCGACGTCGGGCACGACGGGTTTGCCGAAAGGCGTGCCGGTGCCGCTGCGCGCGCTGCTCGCATTCGGTGCGTACATGCGCGAGGCGGTGGACCTGCGTGCCGGCGACCGGTTCTGGAACATCGCCGATCCGGGCTGGGCGTACGGCCTCTATTACGCGATCACGGGCCCGCTGCTGCTGGGCCACGCGACGACGCTCTACGAAGGCGGTTTCACGGTCGACAGCACGTACGACGTGATCGAACGGCTCGGGATCACGAGCCTCGCCGGTTCGCCGACGGCCTACCGGATGCTGATGGCGGCCGGGACGGAAGCGGCGGCGCGGCTGAAGGGCAAGCTGCGCGTGGTCAGCAGCGCGGGCGAACCGCTGAATCCGGAAGTCGTGCGCTGGTTCGACGCGGCGCTCGGCGCGCCGATCTACGATCACTACGGCCAGACCGAACTCGGGATGGTCGTGAACAATCACCACGGCCTCGCACATGCGGTCCACGCCGGTTCCGCGGGCTTCGCGATGCCGGGCTACCGCGTCGCGGTGCTCGACGACGCGAGCCGCGAGCTCGGTCCGGGCGAGCCCGGCAACCTGGCGATCGATATCGCGCGCTCGCCGCTGCTGTGGTTCCACGGCTACTGGCAGCAGGACACGCCGGCGATCGCGGGCGGCTATTACAGGACCGGCGACAACGTCGAACTGGAACCGGACGGCACCGTGAGCTTCATCGGCCGCGCGGACGACGTGATCACGTCGTCGGGCTACCGGATCGGCCCGTTCGACGTGGAAAGCGCGCTGATCGAGCATCCGGCCGTGAGCGAGGCTGCCGTCATCGGCGTGCCCGATGCGGAGCGCACGGAGATCGTCAAGGCGTTCGTCGTGCTGTCGAAAGACTACGAAGGCACGCCGGCACTGGCCGAAGAACTGAGCCTGCATGTGAAGCGGCGGCTGTCCGCCCACGCCTATCCGCGCGCGATCGACTTCGTCGACGCGCTGCCGAAAACCCCGAGCGGCAAGATCCAGCGCTTCGTGTTGCGCAAGATGGAAGCCGAGAAGGTCGCTCAACCCTGA
- a CDS encoding 3-hydroxyacyl-CoA dehydrogenase, which produces MDIKDRVFLITGAGSGLGAAVARMVVAEGGKAVLLDVNEEAGAGLAHELGAAARFVKTDVTSEADGQAAVAAARDAFGRIDALVNCAGVAPGEKVVGREGPHSLDRFARAVSINLVGTFNMIRLAAEAMSKQDANAEGERGVIVNTASVAAFDGQIGQAAYAASKSGVVGMTLPIARELARFGIRVVTVAPGIFATPMMAGMPQDVQDALGKSVPFPPRLGRPEEFAALVRHIAENTMLNGEVIRLDGALRMAPR; this is translated from the coding sequence ATGGATATCAAGGATCGTGTTTTTCTGATTACGGGCGCCGGTTCGGGCCTCGGCGCCGCGGTGGCGCGCATGGTGGTCGCGGAAGGCGGCAAGGCCGTACTGCTGGACGTCAACGAAGAGGCCGGTGCCGGCCTCGCGCACGAACTCGGTGCGGCCGCACGCTTCGTGAAGACCGACGTGACGAGCGAAGCCGACGGCCAGGCGGCCGTCGCCGCCGCGCGTGACGCGTTTGGCCGCATCGACGCGCTCGTCAACTGCGCGGGCGTCGCGCCGGGCGAGAAGGTGGTGGGCCGCGAGGGTCCGCATTCGCTGGACCGCTTCGCACGTGCGGTGTCGATCAACCTGGTCGGCACGTTCAACATGATCCGGCTGGCCGCCGAAGCGATGTCGAAGCAGGACGCCAATGCGGAAGGCGAGCGCGGCGTGATCGTCAACACCGCGTCGGTCGCGGCGTTCGACGGGCAGATCGGGCAGGCCGCGTATGCGGCGTCGAAGAGCGGCGTGGTGGGCATGACGCTGCCGATCGCGCGCGAGCTCGCGCGGTTCGGTATTCGCGTGGTGACGGTCGCACCGGGCATCTTCGCGACGCCGATGATGGCCGGCATGCCGCAGGACGTGCAGGACGCGCTCGGCAAGAGCGTGCCGTTCCCGCCGCGGCTCGGCCGCCCGGAAGAATTTGCGGCGCTGGTGCGCCACATCGCCGAGAACACGATGCTGAACGGCGAAGTCATCCGTCTCGATGGCGCGTTGCGCATGGCACCGCGCTGA